Proteins encoded in a region of the Gammaproteobacteria bacterium genome:
- a CDS encoding antibiotic biosynthesis monooxygenase, whose product MSIYVVRACRSKKGKSQEVQQLLKHATENIPGVFVYQSMADPNDFGVFAEFASEEAARKFAKSAEQVEVTDKITSLVDCATSISLWKQV is encoded by the coding sequence ATGTCCATCTATGTCGTTCGTGCCTGCCGTTCGAAGAAGGGGAAAAGCCAGGAAGTGCAGCAACTGTTGAAGCACGCCACGGAGAACATTCCGGGGGTGTTCGTCTATCAGAGCATGGCGGATCCCAATGATTTCGGCGTATTTGCCGAGTTCGCGAGCGAGGAAGCGGCGCGCAAATTCGCCAAGTCCGCTGAACAGGTCGAAGTGACCGACAAAATCACTTCATTGGTGGATTGCGCCACGTCCATTTCGCTGTGGAAGCAGGTTTAG
- the dusA gene encoding tRNA dihydrouridine(20/20a) synthase DusA, translating into MQEKQIDRRLCVAPMMDYTDRHLRYLLRLLSPHALLYTEMVTTGALLHGDRERHLVFNPEEHPVALQLGGSDPLELAQCARHGAEYGYDEINLNVGCPSDRVQNGRFGACLMAEPELVADSMRAMSEAVNIPVTVKTRLGIDERDSYEELSHFIRMVAAAGCRVFILHARKALLKGLSPKENREIPPLQYDRVYQIKRDFPELTIILNGGVKTVADMRAHLQHVDGVMIGRAACDDTYLLARIEEEIFCGPPVLAREAVARRYAEYADAQVAYGENEHYVLRHLLGLYQGVAGARRWRRGLSTRDQQWPNCVAAVDAALSRLRAA; encoded by the coding sequence ATGCAAGAAAAACAAATTGACCGAAGGCTGTGCGTGGCGCCGATGATGGATTACACGGATCGCCATCTGCGCTACCTGCTACGGCTACTGTCACCGCATGCTCTGTTGTACACCGAGATGGTGACGACCGGCGCGCTGCTGCACGGCGATCGCGAGCGGCACCTGGTCTTCAATCCCGAGGAACATCCCGTCGCGCTGCAATTGGGTGGCAGTGATCCACTGGAACTGGCGCAATGCGCACGCCATGGCGCTGAATATGGCTATGACGAGATCAATCTCAATGTCGGCTGCCCCAGCGACCGGGTGCAGAACGGTCGTTTCGGCGCCTGCCTGATGGCGGAGCCGGAGCTGGTTGCTGATTCCATGCGCGCCATGTCTGAGGCGGTGAATATTCCGGTCACGGTAAAGACGCGGCTGGGGATTGACGAGCGCGATTCCTACGAGGAACTATCTCACTTCATTCGCATGGTCGCGGCGGCCGGTTGCCGTGTGTTCATCCTGCACGCGCGCAAGGCGCTGCTGAAAGGCTTAAGCCCGAAGGAGAACCGGGAAATCCCGCCACTGCAATACGATCGCGTGTATCAGATCAAGCGCGATTTTCCTGAACTCACGATTATCTTGAATGGCGGCGTCAAAACGGTCGCTGATATGCGCGCGCATCTGCAACACGTGGACGGCGTGATGATCGGCCGCGCGGCTTGTGACGACACCTACCTGCTGGCGCGCATTGAGGAGGAGATTTTCTGCGGCCCGCCCGTGCTGGCGCGCGAGGCAGTCGCGCGCCGCTACGCCGAGTATGCCGACGCGCAGGTGGCGTACGGCGAGAATGAGCATTACGTCCTGCGACACCTGCTCGGACTGTACCAAGGGGTGGCCGGGGCACGGCGCTGGCGCCGCGGTCTCAGCACTCGCGACCAGCAATGGCCGAATTGCGTTGCAGCAGTGGACGCCGCACTGTCACGACTACGGGCGGCCTAA
- the mutH gene encoding DNA mismatch repair endonuclease MutH gives MTERWPAPPSSEAELLSRARSLAGRTLGEIAAQMHVTLPANLLRHKGVIGESIERALGASGGSRPEPDLPALGIEIKTIPVDANGKPRESTYLCVVPHGDQHSLSWRDSLVYRKLARVLWVPIESAHGVELKDRRVGQAILWSPTAEEEQQLRTDWEELMEQLALGQTDSVRGVQGTWLQIRPKAAHGRARTAGHDAEGAPTATLPRGFYLRATFTSRLLNRVCL, from the coding sequence ATGACTGAGCGTTGGCCCGCTCCGCCATCCAGCGAAGCGGAATTGCTGTCACGTGCGCGTTCACTGGCCGGACGCACCTTGGGCGAAATCGCCGCACAAATGCATGTCACCCTTCCGGCCAATCTGCTGCGTCACAAGGGCGTCATCGGCGAATCGATTGAACGTGCGCTCGGCGCCAGCGGTGGTTCGCGGCCGGAACCAGATTTACCCGCGCTCGGCATCGAGATAAAGACCATCCCGGTCGATGCAAACGGCAAACCACGTGAATCGACTTATCTCTGTGTCGTCCCGCATGGCGATCAGCATTCCCTGAGTTGGCGCGATTCACTGGTGTACAGAAAGCTTGCGCGCGTGTTGTGGGTGCCCATCGAATCCGCACATGGAGTTGAACTGAAAGATCGCCGTGTCGGTCAAGCCATACTGTGGAGCCCCACTGCGGAAGAAGAACAACAACTGCGCACCGATTGGGAGGAACTCATGGAGCAGCTGGCGCTGGGACAGACGGACAGCGTGCGTGGCGTTCAAGGCACCTGGCTGCAAATCCGGCCCAAGGCCGCCCACGGCCGCGCCCGCACCGCTGGCCATGATGCCGAGGGCGCACCCACCGCCACCCTGCCGCGCGGCTTCTACCTTCGCGCCACCTTCACCTCCCGCCTTCTCAACCGCGTCTGCCTTTAG
- the glnD gene encoding [protein-PII] uridylyltransferase produces MTTPASMPEIAGIAPLPALAADATQADCKTHLAAVREELRQRYLAAAPIGELVHGLANAVDQILLRAWRHSSLPREGVALVAVGGYGRGELHPHSDIDIAILLGAPATEELRKHLERFIAMLWDIGLDIGHSTRTLGDCRREAAADITVATNLMEARMLDGDGALYAQMREITGPAQIWPTPAFFAAKCDEQNARHRRFHDTAENLEPNVKEGPGGLRDIQVIGWVAKRHFGAETLHDLVNHGFLTEEEYQTLDAGQEFLWRIRYGLHLYTGRREDRLLFDHQRLIAEQFGFRDPAGGHRGIEQFMKLFYRTLLELRRLNEMLLELFEEAILHTDHPVEIIPLNNRFQIRNGFIEVCNDRIFQRYPFALLEIFLFLQQRPEIQGVRASTIRLIRNHRHMIDESFRDDLRNRSLFMEIIRQPRRLGHELQRMHRYGVLEAYLPVFGAVVGLMQFDLFHVYTVDEHTLFVVRNLRRLAFPDENDDLPLCREVMAQLPKPELLYLGGLFHDICKGRGGDHSELGEHEALAFCRHHGLSEFDGKLVAWLVRHHLLMSKTAQRMDISDPKVIHNFAGTLGDKMHLDYLYLLTVADIRSTNPTLWTSWKDSLLRELYRKTLHALRRGLENPIQRQERIAETQTEAMALLHSQQIDQAAAQKLWQTMGEDYFLRHLPEEIAWHAQVILPHGDSSEPLIHIRPETRRGGSEIFIYTRDQDGLFSISTQTLGALGLNIQEARILTSTNGYTLDTYTVLEADSGDIIQSEQRSDEIITALKRNIKEHIETPVPTRRLSRKLRHFTIPTEVLFSDDPVNARTMMEVITTDRPGVLARIAQAMRFCGVRLQNARIATFGERVEDIFYLTGMDNLPLKDEVKLECLRHSITTALAND; encoded by the coding sequence TTGACGACCCCCGCCTCCATGCCGGAGATCGCGGGTATCGCCCCGTTGCCCGCGCTCGCCGCTGACGCCACGCAGGCGGATTGCAAGACGCATCTGGCCGCGGTGCGCGAGGAATTGCGACAGCGCTATCTCGCGGCTGCGCCCATCGGCGAATTGGTGCATGGCCTCGCGAACGCCGTGGATCAGATACTGCTGCGCGCCTGGCGGCACAGTTCCCTGCCACGCGAGGGCGTCGCCCTTGTGGCCGTGGGCGGCTATGGTCGCGGCGAATTGCACCCCCATTCTGACATCGATATCGCCATCCTCCTCGGCGCACCGGCCACTGAGGAACTACGCAAGCATCTGGAACGGTTCATCGCCATGCTCTGGGATATCGGGCTGGACATCGGTCACAGCACACGCACGCTGGGGGATTGCCGGCGCGAGGCGGCGGCGGACATCACCGTCGCCACCAATCTCATGGAGGCGCGCATGCTTGACGGCGACGGCGCGCTGTACGCGCAGATGCGGGAGATTACCGGCCCGGCGCAGATCTGGCCCACGCCGGCCTTCTTCGCGGCCAAATGCGATGAACAGAACGCACGGCATCGCCGATTCCATGACACCGCCGAGAATCTGGAGCCCAACGTCAAGGAAGGTCCCGGCGGCCTGCGTGACATCCAGGTCATCGGCTGGGTGGCCAAGCGCCACTTCGGCGCCGAGACCCTGCACGATCTGGTGAACCACGGCTTCCTGACCGAGGAGGAATACCAGACGCTCGATGCAGGCCAGGAATTTCTCTGGCGCATCCGCTACGGACTGCATCTGTACACCGGCCGGCGCGAGGACCGGCTGCTGTTCGACCATCAACGCCTGATCGCCGAGCAATTCGGTTTCCGTGACCCCGCGGGCGGCCACCGCGGCATCGAGCAGTTCATGAAGTTGTTCTATCGCACGCTGCTGGAATTGCGACGACTGAATGAAATGCTGCTGGAATTGTTCGAGGAGGCCATCCTGCACACCGACCATCCCGTGGAAATCATCCCCCTCAACAACCGCTTCCAGATCCGCAACGGTTTCATCGAAGTCTGCAATGACCGTATTTTCCAGCGCTATCCTTTTGCCCTGTTGGAAATCTTCCTGTTCCTGCAGCAACGGCCGGAGATTCAGGGCGTGCGCGCCAGCACCATCCGGCTCATCCGCAACCACCGCCACATGATCGATGAGTCATTCCGCGATGACCTGCGCAACCGCAGCCTGTTCATGGAGATCATCCGGCAGCCGCGCCGGCTGGGGCACGAACTGCAACGCATGCACCGCTACGGCGTGCTGGAGGCGTACCTGCCCGTCTTCGGCGCAGTCGTCGGTCTCATGCAGTTCGATCTCTTCCATGTATACACGGTGGACGAACATACGCTGTTCGTGGTGCGCAATCTGCGCCGACTGGCCTTCCCGGACGAAAATGACGATCTCCCCTTATGCCGCGAGGTCATGGCGCAACTGCCAAAACCCGAATTACTTTACCTCGGCGGATTGTTTCACGACATCTGCAAGGGGCGCGGCGGCGACCACTCGGAACTGGGCGAGCACGAAGCCCTCGCCTTTTGCCGCCATCACGGCCTGAGCGAATTCGACGGCAAGTTGGTGGCCTGGCTGGTGCGCCATCATCTGCTGATGTCCAAAACCGCCCAGCGCATGGATATCTCCGATCCCAAGGTCATCCATAATTTCGCCGGCACCCTTGGCGACAAGATGCATCTCGATTATCTCTATCTGCTCACCGTCGCGGATATTCGCAGCACCAACCCGACGCTGTGGACGAGCTGGAAGGATTCACTGCTGCGCGAGTTGTACCGCAAGACACTGCACGCGCTGCGGCGTGGTTTGGAAAATCCCATCCAGCGGCAGGAACGCATCGCCGAGACGCAAACCGAGGCAATGGCATTGTTGCACAGCCAGCAGATTGATCAGGCGGCGGCGCAGAAACTGTGGCAGACAATGGGCGAGGATTACTTCCTGCGCCACCTGCCCGAGGAGATCGCCTGGCACGCCCAGGTGATCCTGCCTCACGGTGATTCCAGCGAGCCGCTCATTCACATCCGCCCGGAGACAAGGCGCGGTGGCAGCGAAATTTTCATCTACACCCGCGATCAGGACGGTCTGTTCAGCATTTCCACCCAGACACTGGGCGCGCTCGGCCTCAACATCCAGGAGGCACGCATCCTCACCTCAACCAACGGCTACACGTTGGATACCTACACCGTGCTGGAAGCCGACAGCGGCGACATCATCCAGAGCGAGCAGCGCAGCGATGAAATCATCACCGCGCTCAAGCGTAACATCAAGGAACACATCGAAACACCGGTGCCCACGCGTCGCCTGAGTCGCAAGTTGCGGCACTTCACCATACCCACGGAGGTGCTGTTCTCGGACGATCCCGTGAATGCGCGCACGATGATGGAAGTCATCACCACCGATCGTCCCGGCGTGCTGGCGCGGATCGCGCAGGCCATGCGCTTCTGCGGCGTGCGCCTGCAGAACGCACGCATCGCCACCTTCGGCGAGCGCGTCGAGGACATCTTCTATCTCACCGGCATGGACAACCTGCCCCTGAAAGACGAGGTCAAGCTGGAGTGCCTGCGCCACTCCATCACCACGGCCCTGGCCAATGACTGA
- the map gene encoding type I methionyl aminopeptidase: protein MPVSIKTSQEIESMRTAGRLAAEVLEMVAPHVRAGITTNELDRICHDYITTTQRAVPAPLNYRGFPKSICTSINHVVCHGIPSDRILKDGDIINIDVTVIKDGFHGDTSKMFIVGEPSIRARRLIDITYECMRIGIEMVRPGARLGDIGAAIQRHAESHHFSVVREYCGHGIGRQFHEEPQILHYGTPGTGLKLEEGMTFTIEPMVNAGKRHVTLLPDGWTVVTRDRSLSAQWEHTVLVTHGGYEVLTRRPDEKFH, encoded by the coding sequence ATGCCAGTGAGCATAAAGACATCGCAGGAAATCGAATCCATGCGCACCGCCGGCCGGCTGGCGGCGGAGGTGCTGGAGATGGTCGCCCCGCACGTGCGGGCGGGCATCACCACCAACGAATTGGATCGGATCTGCCACGACTACATCACCACGACGCAGCGTGCGGTGCCGGCGCCGCTTAATTACCGCGGTTTTCCCAAGTCAATCTGCACCTCGATCAACCACGTGGTCTGCCACGGCATCCCCAGCGACCGGATATTGAAGGACGGCGACATCATCAATATCGACGTGACCGTCATCAAGGACGGCTTCCACGGCGACACCAGCAAGATGTTCATCGTCGGCGAACCCTCGATCCGCGCCCGGCGGCTCATCGACATCACCTACGAGTGCATGCGCATCGGCATCGAGATGGTGAGGCCCGGGGCCCGGCTGGGCGACATTGGCGCCGCCATCCAGCGCCACGCCGAATCGCATCATTTCTCCGTGGTGCGCGAATATTGCGGCCACGGCATCGGCCGGCAGTTTCATGAGGAACCGCAGATACTGCACTACGGCACACCCGGCACCGGTCTCAAGCTGGAGGAAGGCATGACCTTCACCATCGAGCCAATGGTCAACGCCGGCAAGCGTCACGTCACGCTCCTGCCCGACGGTTGGACGGTGGTCACCCGCGATCGCAGCCTGTCGGCGCAGTGGGAACATACCGTGCTGGTCACGCACGGCGGCTATGAGGTGCTGACCCGGCGCCCGGACGAAAAATTTCATTGA
- the rpsB gene encoding 30S ribosomal protein S2 — translation MAEVSMRQMLEAGVHFGHQTRFWHPKMAPFIFGERNKVHIINLEKTLPLFNDAVNFIGKLAARKGTVLFVGTKKAAQETVRAEAMRCGMPWVDRRWTGGMLTNFKTVRQSIKRLRELETLQQEGGLERLTKREALTMTRELEKLNKSLAGIKNMNGLPDVLFVIDIGHERIAVAEARKLNIPVVGIVDTNNNPDGIDYPIPGNDDAIRSIQLYARAMADAILDSRLAAVEAATGKGDEFIELNEQGEPVVDVAAPEDETPKGARKKPARRAPPPKKKATVKKKAPRAHAAAADKE, via the coding sequence ATGGCAGAAGTCAGCATGCGCCAGATGCTGGAGGCCGGCGTTCATTTCGGCCACCAGACCCGTTTCTGGCATCCCAAAATGGCCCCCTTTATCTTCGGGGAGCGCAATAAAGTTCATATCATCAATCTGGAAAAGACCCTGCCGTTGTTCAACGACGCGGTCAATTTCATCGGCAAACTGGCCGCCCGCAAGGGCACGGTGTTGTTCGTCGGTACCAAGAAGGCCGCCCAAGAGACCGTGCGGGCGGAGGCCATGCGCTGCGGCATGCCTTGGGTGGATCGGCGCTGGACTGGCGGAATGCTCACCAATTTCAAGACGGTCAGGCAGTCCATCAAGCGCCTGCGCGAACTGGAGACCCTGCAACAGGAGGGGGGGTTGGAGCGCCTGACCAAACGCGAGGCGCTGACCATGACCCGCGAACTGGAGAAGCTCAATAAGAGCCTGGCCGGCATCAAGAACATGAATGGGTTGCCGGACGTGCTGTTCGTGATTGACATCGGCCATGAACGCATCGCCGTGGCGGAGGCCCGGAAACTGAACATCCCGGTGGTCGGCATCGTCGACACCAACAATAATCCCGACGGCATCGACTACCCCATCCCCGGCAACGATGACGCCATCCGTTCCATACAACTCTACGCCAGGGCGATGGCCGACGCGATCCTGGATTCGCGGCTGGCTGCCGTGGAGGCGGCGACCGGGAAAGGTGATGAATTCATCGAATTGAACGAACAGGGTGAACCGGTGGTGGACGTGGCGGCGCCCGAGGACGAAACCCCCAAGGGCGCGCGCAAAAAGCCTGCGCGCCGCGCACCACCGCCCAAAAAGAAGGCCACAGTGAAGAAAAAGGCGCCGCGTGCCCACGCGGCGGCAGCGGACAAGGAATAG
- the tsf gene encoding translation elongation factor Ts: MEITASQVRELRERSGAGMMECKKALVESSGDIEAAAEWLRKNGIAKAVKKSARVAAEGGIVLKQAGNRAVLVEVNSETDFVAKDENFRGFAEAVGDTVLKHKPAGIEKLMALPLEGGAGETVEAARTTLVAKLGENISVRRFEGAETSGGHIGAYLHGARIGVLVDVHGGDEALARDLAMHIAASRPVCVSEEQVPADLVAKEKEIFMAQAADSGKPPNIIEKMVEGKLKKFVSEVSLLGQPFVKDPEITVGKLLAKSGAGVKSFLRMEVGEGIEKKTGDFAAEVMAQAKKVEDPPKDPKDPAKH, from the coding sequence ATGGAAATCACGGCATCCCAGGTCAGGGAACTGCGCGAGCGTTCCGGCGCCGGCATGATGGAGTGCAAGAAGGCGCTGGTGGAGTCCAGCGGCGACATCGAAGCGGCGGCGGAGTGGCTGCGCAAGAACGGCATCGCCAAGGCGGTCAAGAAGTCCGCGCGCGTGGCGGCGGAAGGCGGCATCGTCCTGAAGCAGGCCGGCAATCGCGCCGTGTTGGTGGAGGTCAACAGCGAGACCGATTTTGTCGCCAAGGATGAGAATTTCCGCGGGTTTGCCGAGGCGGTGGGCGACACTGTGCTCAAGCACAAACCGGCCGGCATCGAAAAACTGATGGCCCTCCCCTTGGAAGGCGGCGCAGGCGAAACGGTGGAGGCCGCGCGCACCACGCTGGTGGCCAAGCTGGGCGAGAACATCTCGGTACGCCGCTTCGAGGGCGCGGAAACGTCGGGCGGCCACATCGGCGCCTACCTGCACGGCGCGCGGATCGGCGTGCTGGTGGATGTGCACGGTGGCGATGAAGCATTGGCCAGGGATCTGGCCATGCACATCGCGGCCAGCCGGCCGGTGTGCGTCTCGGAGGAACAGGTGCCGGCCGATCTGGTCGCCAAGGAGAAGGAAATTTTCATGGCCCAGGCCGCCGACAGCGGCAAACCGCCCAACATCATCGAGAAAATGGTCGAGGGCAAGCTCAAGAAATTCGTGAGCGAGGTCAGTCTGCTTGGCCAGCCATTCGTTAAAGATCCCGAGATCACGGTGGGCAAATTACTGGCCAAATCAGGCGCCGGCGTGAAGTCATTCTTGCGCATGGAGGTCGGCGAGGGCATCGAAAAGAAAACCGGGGATTTCGCCGCGGAAGTCATGGCCCAGGCCAAGAAAGTAGAAGATCCACCGAAAGACCCTAAAGACCCGGCCAAACACTGA
- the pyrH gene encoding UMP kinase has translation MTVDAVGTPKYKRVLIKLSGEALMGDADYGIDPGVLRRLAAEVKQMTAASVQVSMVIGGGNMLRGAGLAAAGMDRVTADHMGMLATVINALALQDALEHAGMYCRVMSAIKINQICEDYIRRRAVRHLEKGRVVVFAAGTGNPFFTTDTAASLRAVEINANLMIKATKVNGVYAEDPMRNPGAERYTHLHYDEVLARKLNVMDATAVVLCRDNHMPLRVLDMTREGAMLRVVMGEDVGTLVDGGGGRQ, from the coding sequence ATGACAGTCGATGCCGTCGGCACGCCCAAGTATAAACGCGTCCTCATCAAGCTCAGCGGCGAGGCGTTGATGGGCGACGCCGACTACGGCATCGATCCAGGCGTGCTCCGCCGTCTGGCCGCCGAGGTCAAGCAGATGACAGCGGCCTCCGTGCAGGTGTCCATGGTCATCGGCGGCGGCAACATGCTGCGCGGCGCGGGTCTCGCCGCCGCCGGCATGGATCGCGTCACCGCCGATCACATGGGTATGCTCGCAACCGTCATCAATGCCCTGGCTTTGCAGGATGCGCTGGAGCATGCCGGCATGTATTGCCGCGTCATGTCGGCGATCAAGATCAATCAGATCTGTGAGGACTACATCCGCCGCCGTGCCGTCCGTCACCTGGAGAAGGGACGGGTTGTGGTATTCGCCGCCGGGACCGGCAACCCCTTTTTTACCACGGATACCGCCGCCAGCCTCCGCGCGGTGGAGATCAACGCCAATCTGATGATCAAGGCCACCAAGGTGAACGGAGTTTATGCCGAAGATCCGATGCGAAATCCGGGCGCTGAACGATACACGCATCTGCATTATGATGAAGTGCTGGCGCGCAAGCTCAACGTGATGGATGCCACCGCCGTGGTATTATGCCGCGACAACCACATGCCGCTGCGGGTGCTCGATATGACCCGCGAAGGCGCCATGCTGCGGGTTGTGATGGGTGAGGACGTGGGCACACTGGTGGACGGTGGCGGAGGCCGGCAATGA
- the frr gene encoding ribosome recycling factor: MIEDVTRDADKRMQKALEALKQALTKLRTGRASTALLEHITVEYYGSQMPLNQVSNVSVHDARTLTITPWDKNMVAPIEKAIMTSDLGLTPTTAGTVIRIPLPPLTEERRRDLTKVVRHEAENARVAIRNVRRDAMQMLKDLVKEKEISEDDERRAHEKVQKLTDDYIAKADESMSKKEKELMEV, translated from the coding sequence ATGATCGAGGATGTCACCCGCGACGCGGACAAGCGCATGCAGAAGGCGCTTGAGGCGCTGAAACAGGCGCTGACCAAACTGCGCACCGGGCGCGCCAGCACCGCCCTGCTCGAACACATCACCGTCGAGTATTACGGTTCGCAGATGCCGCTCAATCAAGTGTCCAACGTCAGCGTTCATGATGCGCGCACGCTTACCATCACCCCCTGGGACAAGAACATGGTGGCGCCGATTGAGAAGGCGATCATGACCTCCGATCTGGGGTTGACGCCGACCACGGCGGGGACGGTGATCCGCATCCCCCTGCCGCCGCTCACCGAGGAGCGCCGACGCGATCTGACCAAGGTCGTGCGGCACGAGGCCGAAAATGCCCGCGTGGCGATCCGCAACGTCCGGCGCGACGCCATGCAGATGCTGAAGGACCTGGTCAAGGAAAAGGAAATCAGTGAGGACGACGAACGGCGGGCGCATGAGAAAGTGCAAAAACTGACAGACGATTACATCGCCAAAGCCGACGAGAGCATGTCAAAAAAAGAAAAAGAGTTGATGGAAGTTTGA
- a CDS encoding isoprenyl transferase translates to MDANPSLPRHVAIIMDGNGRWAQQRGLPRIAGHRAGVEAVRGLVKSCTARGIEVLTLFAFSSENWRRPRAEVRLLLELFVSALRQEVEKLHENNVRLRIIGERGQFPVSLQRAIAEAEALTRNNSGLTLVIAASYGGRWDITRAVRRLAEKAASGALSPAAITEEQVADELCLHDLPEPDLFIRSGGEQRISNYLLWQLAYTELYFTDCLWPDFDEQQFELALASYARRQRRFGRTGEQVGGMLRPRRAGELT, encoded by the coding sequence GTGGACGCGAACCCCTCACTGCCGCGACACGTCGCCATCATCATGGATGGCAACGGCCGCTGGGCGCAGCAACGCGGGCTGCCCCGCATCGCCGGCCATCGCGCCGGTGTGGAGGCGGTGCGCGGACTGGTCAAGAGCTGCACTGCCAGGGGTATCGAAGTGCTGACGCTGTTTGCCTTCAGCAGCGAGAACTGGCGGCGTCCCAGGGCCGAGGTGCGCCTGCTGTTGGAATTGTTTGTCTCGGCGCTGCGTCAGGAGGTGGAGAAGCTTCACGAGAACAACGTGCGCCTGCGGATCATCGGCGAACGTGGTCAGTTTCCTGTCTCGCTGCAACGTGCCATCGCCGAGGCCGAGGCGCTGACCCGCAACAATTCCGGGCTCACGCTGGTCATTGCCGCCAGTTACGGCGGCCGCTGGGATATCACCCGGGCCGTGCGCCGGCTGGCGGAGAAGGCGGCGAGCGGCGCCCTGTCCCCCGCAGCAATTACCGAGGAACAGGTGGCGGATGAACTCTGCCTGCACGATCTGCCCGAGCCGGATCTGTTCATCCGCTCCGGCGGCGAGCAGCGCATCAGCAATTACCTGTTGTGGCAACTGGCCTATACGGAGTTGTATTTCACGGATTGCCTGTGGCCTGATTTTGATGAACAGCAGTTCGAACTGGCGCTGGCCAGCTATGCCAGGCGCCAGCGCCGCTTTGGCCGGACCGGCGAACAGGTGGGCGGCATGTTGCGGCCCCGGCGTGCCGGGGAGTTGACATAA
- a CDS encoding phosphatidate cytidylyltransferase: MSWRTSGRRELRDRILTALALALAALAAIAWLPVTLLAAALAVVVLMGAWEWARLAGYAVPAARCAYVVFTALALVWIYHVSANPTWRGLIMQLAVVWWFLASWRIWQCQILHSRPAEGAAFTALEGWLVLIPAWLGLLWLCAEAKPWVYALLAIIWLADTAAYGVGRRFGRRRLADQISPAKSWEGVAGALGAVALLAVVTGILRGWPWSKTLTWVGVALVTVVASVVGDLTESLYKRRAGVKDSGRCLPGHGGILDRIDSLTAAVPVYWLGMQGLKWSQGDWQW; this comes from the coding sequence ATGTCATGGAGGACCTCCGGGCGGCGCGAATTGCGCGATCGCATACTGACCGCGCTGGCATTGGCGCTGGCCGCACTGGCGGCCATCGCCTGGCTGCCCGTCACGCTGCTCGCGGCAGCACTCGCGGTGGTGGTATTGATGGGCGCGTGGGAGTGGGCGAGGCTCGCCGGTTATGCCGTTCCCGCCGCCCGCTGCGCGTATGTGGTGTTCACGGCGCTGGCGTTAGTCTGGATTTATCACGTCTCCGCCAACCCGACATGGCGCGGGCTCATCATGCAGTTGGCCGTGGTATGGTGGTTCCTCGCGTCCTGGCGGATTTGGCAATGTCAGATCCTGCATAGCCGGCCTGCGGAGGGTGCTGCTTTTACGGCACTGGAAGGCTGGCTGGTGCTCATCCCGGCTTGGTTGGGTCTGCTATGGCTGTGCGCTGAAGCCAAACCCTGGGTCTATGCGCTGCTGGCGATAATATGGCTGGCGGATACAGCGGCCTATGGAGTAGGCAGGCGTTTTGGCCGGCGTCGCCTCGCGGACCAAATCAGTCCGGCCAAGAGTTGGGAGGGTGTGGCCGGGGCCTTGGGCGCGGTGGCGCTGCTGGCCGTGGTGACCGGAATTTTGCGGGGCTGGCCATGGTCGAAAACGTTAACCTGGGTGGGGGTGGCGTTGGTTACCGTGGTGGCCTCTGTAGTCGGCGATTTGACGGAAAGCCTGTATAAACGGCGGGCGGGGGTGAAAGACAGCGGCCGTTGCCTGCCCGGCCATGGTGGCATACTGGACAGGATAGACAGCCTGACGGCGGCCGTGCCAGTGTACTGGCTCGGCATGCAGGGGCTGAAATGGTCTCAAGGGGACTGGCAATGGTAA